In Quercus lobata isolate SW786 chromosome 12, ValleyOak3.0 Primary Assembly, whole genome shotgun sequence, a genomic segment contains:
- the LOC115970887 gene encoding uncharacterized protein LOC115970887 isoform X1 — MASSLDQLNPDMESIKKYLFKMAMKGEWGSVVEIYRTNAMAHTAKLTRSGDTALHIAVSDSQEDIVQELVECISTHRKGKENEVLEIGNEQGNTPLHIAASIGSVAMCQCIAEFDKSLVGARNHDKETPFFLAVLYGKKEAFLCLHHLCGTKNGYEYSRRMDGDTILHCAISGDYFDLAFRIIHLYDKLVNSFNEQGWTPLHLLASKPSAFRSGSHLGRWYKMIYHCIFVDELKKEPSDDHPTGPNNNLNHQKKKKYPENYRTCINFWKLMYWNVDLLINFLQWFWNVVTGALKKMQRTDAHTFDERSQGTADNNSGVPTDVENPKGGNQGSNTTNGAQGHILFPANYGTCFEFVKFASKAMLVILGLGSTVIRKIEEKKQKHTWAVQIMNELLRSTSTYEYDDTAGTSPMAGTVAPTDSDPTKPYAVSDGGTVNFAGEGSMLDPEALTTDTVGVGTKPEEKNRVTGGTNNTIEAANKEPPAKKESPILIAAKNGITEIVENILEHFPVAIHDMNEHKKNIVLLAVENRQPHVYQLLLRRNVRTDSVFRRVDNKGNSALHLAAKLGDNKPWLIPGAALQIQWEIKWHEFVKESMPFHFFPRQNKDGKTSREIFTETHKKLVEDGSQWLTSTSNSCSVVAALIATVAFASSTTVPGGVKQESGTPTLENQPAFDVFAISSLVALCFSVTALVMFLSILTSRYQEKDFGGDLPRKLLLGLTSLFVSIASMLIAFCAGHFFVLKDKLKYAAFPVYAVTCLPITFFAVAQFPLYFDLIWATFTKVPQRSYKVVL, encoded by the exons ATGGCTTCCTCCTTAGACCAACTGAATCCAGACATGGAGAGCATCAAgaaatatttgtttaaaatgGCCATGAAAGGCGAATGGGGTAGCGTGGTTGAAATATATAGGACAAATGCAATGGCCCACACGGCTAAGCTCACCAGGTCAGGGGACACAGCATTACACATTGCTGTCTCCGATAGCCAAGAAGACATAGTCCAAGAACTTGTAGAATGTATTTCCACTCACCGAAAAGGCAAAGAGAACGAGGTTCTTGAAATTGGAAACGAGCAAGGGAATACTCCTCTCCATATTGCTGCATCGATAGGGAGTGTGGCTATGTGTCAGTGCATTGCAGAATTTGATAAATCGTTGGTGGGTGCTCGTAATCACGACAAAGAGACCCCTTTTTTCTTGGCAGTTCTTTATGGTAAAAAAGAAGCCTTTCTTTGTCTTCACCATCTCTGTGGTACCAAGAATGGCTATGAATATTCAAGGAGGATGGATGGTGACACTATTCTTCATTGCGCTATCTCTGGAGACTATTTTG ATTTGGCATTTAGAATAATTCACTTGTATGACAAACTAGTTAACTCTTTCAATGAGCAAGGATGGACCCCTCTTCATTTATTAGCGAGCAAGCCTTCTGCTTTCAGAAGTGGTAGCCACCTTGGACGATGGTATAAAATGATTTATCATT GTATCTTTGTTGATGAGCTCAAGAAGGAACCATCTGATGACCATCCAACGGGACCAAATAACAATCTCaatcaccaaaagaagaagaagtatcCAGAGAATTACAGAACATGCATCAACTTCTGGAAATTAATGTATTGGAATGTGGATTTACTCATCAACTTCCTCCAGTGGTTTTGGAATGTGGTTACAGGTG CTCTAAAAAAGATGCAGCGAACAGATGCACACACCTTTGATGAAAGATCACAGGGCACAGCAGATAATAATAGTGGAGTACCAACAGACGTTGAGAACCCTAAAGGAGGTAATCAAG GATCCAATACTACCAATGGGGCTCAGGGGCATATACTGTTTCCAGCTAATTATGGCACCTGCTTTGAGTTTGTCAAGTTTGCATCTAAGGCAATGCTAGTCATTTTGGGACTAG GATCTACTGTGATAAGAAAGATAGAAGAGAAGAAACAGAAGCACACATGGGCAGTTCAGATCATGAACGAACTTCTACGATCTACTTCAACATACGAATATGATGACACAGCGGGGACAAGCCCCATGGCAGGAACAGTAGCCCCAACAGATAGTGATCCGACAAAGCCTTATGCTGTTAGTGATGGCGGCACTGTCAACTTTGCAGGCGAAGGCTCCATGTTAGATCCAGAAGCTCTGACAACTGATACTGTGGGAGTGGGAACTAAACCAGAAGAAAAAAACAGGGTAACTGGCGGTACCAATAATACAATCGAAG CAGCGAACAAGGAACCCCCAGCAAAGAAGGAGTCTCCCATATTAATTGCAGCAAAGAATGGTATCACTGAAATTGTGGAGAATATCCTGGAACATTTTCCAGTTGCCATACATGACATGAATGAACACAAGAAGAATATAGTGCTGTTGGCGGTGGAGAACAGGCAACCACATGTATATCAACTTCTGCTACGAAGAAATGTTCGGACAGATAGCGTATTTCGGAGAGTGGATAACAAAGGGAATAGTGCCTTGCATCTTGCGGCAAAGCTTGGAGACAATAAGCCTTGGCTAATTCCAGGAGCAGCATTgcaaattcaatgggaaatcaAGTGGCATGAG TTTGTGAAGGAATCCATGCCCTTCCACTTTTTCCCCCGCCAAAACAAGGATGGAAAGACCTCCAGAGAGATATTCACCGAAACCCACAAGAAGCTTGTCGAAGATGGCAGTCAGTGGCTAACAAGCACCTCTAATTCATGCTCCGTAGTCGCTGCACTCATTGCAACCGTGGCCTTTGCCAGCTCCACCACAGTTCCCGGAGGCGTCAAGCAAGAAAGTGGCACTCCAACGCTCGAAAACCAGCCTGCATTTGATGTCTTCGCCATATCATCACTCGTCGCACTTTGCTTCTCCGTCACGGCCTTGGTCATGTTTCTCTCCATCTTAACATCTCGATACCAAGAGAAGGATTTTGGGGGAGACCTACCAAGGAAGCTTTTGCTAggtttaacatcattgttcgtTTCAATAGCTTCCATGTTGATTGCCTTTTGTGCAGGACATTTCTTTGTGCTAAAGGATAAACTGAAATATGCAGCGTTTCCAGTTTACGCAGTGACTTGCCTGCCGATAACCTTTTTTGCAGTAGCGCAGTTTCCACTGTACTTTGATCTTATATGGGCTACCTTCACGAAGGTGCCACAACGTAGCTACAAGGTGGTTCTTTAA
- the LOC115970887 gene encoding uncharacterized protein LOC115970887 isoform X2, which yields MASSLDQLNPDMESIKKYLFKMAMKGEWGSVVEIYRTNAMAHTAKLTRSGDTALHIAVSDSQEDIVQELVECISTHRKGKENEVLEIGNEQGNTPLHIAASIGSVAMCQCIAEFDKSLVGARNHDKETPFFLAVLYGKKEAFLCLHHLCGTKNGYEYSRRMDGDTILHCAISGDYFDLAFRIIHLYDKLVNSFNEQGWTPLHLLASKPSAFRSGSHLGRWYKMIYHCIFVDELKKEPSDDHPTGPNNNLNHQKKKKYPENYRTCINFWKLMYWNVDLLINFLQWFWNVVTGALKKMQRTDAHTFDERSQGTADNNSGVPTDVENPKGGNQGSNTTNGAQGHILFPANYGTCFEFVKFASKAMLVILGLGSTVIRKIEEKKQKHTWAVQIMNELLRSTSTYEYDDTAGTSPMAGTVAPTDSDPTKPYAVSDGGTVNFAGEGSMLDPEALTTDTVGVGTKPEEKNRVTGGTNNTIEANKEPPAKKESPILIAAKNGITEIVENILEHFPVAIHDMNEHKKNIVLLAVENRQPHVYQLLLRRNVRTDSVFRRVDNKGNSALHLAAKLGDNKPWLIPGAALQIQWEIKWHEFVKESMPFHFFPRQNKDGKTSREIFTETHKKLVEDGSQWLTSTSNSCSVVAALIATVAFASSTTVPGGVKQESGTPTLENQPAFDVFAISSLVALCFSVTALVMFLSILTSRYQEKDFGGDLPRKLLLGLTSLFVSIASMLIAFCAGHFFVLKDKLKYAAFPVYAVTCLPITFFAVAQFPLYFDLIWATFTKVPQRSYKVVL from the exons ATGGCTTCCTCCTTAGACCAACTGAATCCAGACATGGAGAGCATCAAgaaatatttgtttaaaatgGCCATGAAAGGCGAATGGGGTAGCGTGGTTGAAATATATAGGACAAATGCAATGGCCCACACGGCTAAGCTCACCAGGTCAGGGGACACAGCATTACACATTGCTGTCTCCGATAGCCAAGAAGACATAGTCCAAGAACTTGTAGAATGTATTTCCACTCACCGAAAAGGCAAAGAGAACGAGGTTCTTGAAATTGGAAACGAGCAAGGGAATACTCCTCTCCATATTGCTGCATCGATAGGGAGTGTGGCTATGTGTCAGTGCATTGCAGAATTTGATAAATCGTTGGTGGGTGCTCGTAATCACGACAAAGAGACCCCTTTTTTCTTGGCAGTTCTTTATGGTAAAAAAGAAGCCTTTCTTTGTCTTCACCATCTCTGTGGTACCAAGAATGGCTATGAATATTCAAGGAGGATGGATGGTGACACTATTCTTCATTGCGCTATCTCTGGAGACTATTTTG ATTTGGCATTTAGAATAATTCACTTGTATGACAAACTAGTTAACTCTTTCAATGAGCAAGGATGGACCCCTCTTCATTTATTAGCGAGCAAGCCTTCTGCTTTCAGAAGTGGTAGCCACCTTGGACGATGGTATAAAATGATTTATCATT GTATCTTTGTTGATGAGCTCAAGAAGGAACCATCTGATGACCATCCAACGGGACCAAATAACAATCTCaatcaccaaaagaagaagaagtatcCAGAGAATTACAGAACATGCATCAACTTCTGGAAATTAATGTATTGGAATGTGGATTTACTCATCAACTTCCTCCAGTGGTTTTGGAATGTGGTTACAGGTG CTCTAAAAAAGATGCAGCGAACAGATGCACACACCTTTGATGAAAGATCACAGGGCACAGCAGATAATAATAGTGGAGTACCAACAGACGTTGAGAACCCTAAAGGAGGTAATCAAG GATCCAATACTACCAATGGGGCTCAGGGGCATATACTGTTTCCAGCTAATTATGGCACCTGCTTTGAGTTTGTCAAGTTTGCATCTAAGGCAATGCTAGTCATTTTGGGACTAG GATCTACTGTGATAAGAAAGATAGAAGAGAAGAAACAGAAGCACACATGGGCAGTTCAGATCATGAACGAACTTCTACGATCTACTTCAACATACGAATATGATGACACAGCGGGGACAAGCCCCATGGCAGGAACAGTAGCCCCAACAGATAGTGATCCGACAAAGCCTTATGCTGTTAGTGATGGCGGCACTGTCAACTTTGCAGGCGAAGGCTCCATGTTAGATCCAGAAGCTCTGACAACTGATACTGTGGGAGTGGGAACTAAACCAGAAGAAAAAAACAGGGTAACTGGCGGTACCAATAATACAATCGAAG CGAACAAGGAACCCCCAGCAAAGAAGGAGTCTCCCATATTAATTGCAGCAAAGAATGGTATCACTGAAATTGTGGAGAATATCCTGGAACATTTTCCAGTTGCCATACATGACATGAATGAACACAAGAAGAATATAGTGCTGTTGGCGGTGGAGAACAGGCAACCACATGTATATCAACTTCTGCTACGAAGAAATGTTCGGACAGATAGCGTATTTCGGAGAGTGGATAACAAAGGGAATAGTGCCTTGCATCTTGCGGCAAAGCTTGGAGACAATAAGCCTTGGCTAATTCCAGGAGCAGCATTgcaaattcaatgggaaatcaAGTGGCATGAG TTTGTGAAGGAATCCATGCCCTTCCACTTTTTCCCCCGCCAAAACAAGGATGGAAAGACCTCCAGAGAGATATTCACCGAAACCCACAAGAAGCTTGTCGAAGATGGCAGTCAGTGGCTAACAAGCACCTCTAATTCATGCTCCGTAGTCGCTGCACTCATTGCAACCGTGGCCTTTGCCAGCTCCACCACAGTTCCCGGAGGCGTCAAGCAAGAAAGTGGCACTCCAACGCTCGAAAACCAGCCTGCATTTGATGTCTTCGCCATATCATCACTCGTCGCACTTTGCTTCTCCGTCACGGCCTTGGTCATGTTTCTCTCCATCTTAACATCTCGATACCAAGAGAAGGATTTTGGGGGAGACCTACCAAGGAAGCTTTTGCTAggtttaacatcattgttcgtTTCAATAGCTTCCATGTTGATTGCCTTTTGTGCAGGACATTTCTTTGTGCTAAAGGATAAACTGAAATATGCAGCGTTTCCAGTTTACGCAGTGACTTGCCTGCCGATAACCTTTTTTGCAGTAGCGCAGTTTCCACTGTACTTTGATCTTATATGGGCTACCTTCACGAAGGTGCCACAACGTAGCTACAAGGTGGTTCTTTAA